The following DNA comes from Triticum aestivum cultivar Chinese Spring chromosome 3D, IWGSC CS RefSeq v2.1, whole genome shotgun sequence.
ggcatatttccaacaacaacatCACTACTTATATCCGAGATTGATTAATAGATACAACCTATACTCGCAAATGTCTGCACCGCAAAAATACAGAAAACAAAATTCACAAAAATAATAATAGAACAACAGCGGAAAAAACTCAAAGCTATGGTACCGAACACACATTGCACACATTGCAGAGGAAATGtaaaacacacacatacacacatggcAGAGTAGTGTGTTTGGTATCACGGCAAAATCTGGCATGGTTATGAGCAGGAGCTGACGTGGTGGCAAGGGCACATGGGGCGTGTCTCCCCGGAAAGTAAACAGTCGTGTCCACCCAAGCCGACCGCAACTGATCGCTCCTCTCTCGTAGTCACCCTTTTCTAGTCCTGCATCACCACCTGCTTCCCTCCCATCCATCCTCTttctcccccaccccctctctctcggCACCCATCTCCTCAAAAACCCTAAAGCACCCTAATAGTCAGGTTCGAATAACCAATGGTAAGCTGGCTCCAAACACGTGAGGTGCCCGACATCCAAGCCCTTCACCTTATCTTGATTGTGCCACGGGCCGAGTCATTGAGTGTCGACTCCTGATGGCCTTTGATGACCGTGCCACTTGGGCTCAATTTGGTTAAACTTGGTTGGGACCGGCTCGCGAGAGCGTCTCGAATCTTGACGAAGTCATCCTTGACGTCATTCCTGACATAGGCCAGACCTTGTCCGGCTCGATTGCTGAGAGAGCGACGGATGCGGGCCCAATCGTGTCTTATCCCATCACCCGCCACATTAAACGTGAACGTATGACACAATAGGCACTTGGGGCTTGGATCGGCATCAGGGGCAGTGTTGAGCCCTGAGCACCCAGAGCCCAGACTTATGGGCGTGGGAATTTTTGCCAGTTAGTATATAGTATATAGATTTTTATGGGCCAGGGGTTCAACCCAGTCAAAGAAGGCTCAAAGCCTTGTCTGCTTGGTTCACTAGTACGAGCACGACCAGGGGACTACACATGACCTAACTCACACCATTGCACGCACAAGACACATTCGACTCCAACCTtgcgccgccgcctcgctcctAGTTCAGCCGCCATCTTGGTGGCCGCCGTCGTGGCGCCGACCTTTCGACCACTGCCTTCCAGACCCCCAACTTCCCCAGGTATCCCGTGCTTGACGGCGAGTTCTCCATTAGCTCCACTGTTCCCCACCCCCGGCGGCCAAGCTCCATCCCTGTGTGCGCCGTTCGCCGCCACATGTTGTCCCCTTTCTTCCCCTGCCTAAACTTAGTAAATTTCTTTTGATTCTTTCCACTTGTTCTCTGTACTAACCGCGTAGTCTGCATTGAATGGTATGAGATATTTTTGGATAGTTATAAGTGCCAAAAAAATTCCACACTCCTGGAAAAAAATTGGCTCGGGGTTTACTTcgttcctggctccgccactgaccGCTATCATCACACCTCCCGACCGACGTGGGATGTGTGCGTAGTGGGCGGCCACGTCAGAAGACCGTGGCCACGTGGCACGCGGATCCACTGATCACAAGTCGAACCTGCAGCGCCACCACAAACAACATCACTTCTTATATCCAAGATTAATTAATAGAAAAAACCTATACTCACAAATGTCTACACACAAAAATACAGAAAATGCAATTCAcgtaaataaataatataaatataaCGACAATGAAGAAACTCAAAGCCATGGCACCAAATCAAGCACACATTCAAGAAAaatgtaaacacacacacacacacacacacacacacacacacacacactttggcAGAGCAGTATGTTTCGTACCACAGCAAAACCTGGCATAGGTATGGGCAGGGGCTGACGTGGTGTCAAAGGGCACATGGGCACGTCTCCCCGGGAAGGAAACATTCGCGTCCACACACACGCCGGCCGCAGCTGATTACGCCCTCTCCCTCCCAGCTGCCTTTTTCTCTCCATCACCACCTCCCTCCATCCCTCCCTCCCACCCATCCTCTTTCTCTACCTCCCCACCCGCTCTCTCTCCCTCGGCACCCATCTCCCCAAAAAACCCTAAAGCACGCGCCTTTCCCCACCCACACTCCCCCCAAattcccgccggagccgccgccgcgccgccacggaGGCCCAGCCCGCGCGCCGGCCTCGCTGCGATCCCTCCCCCGGCGGCCGCGACGTCCCTCGCCGTGGATCGTGCGTGCCGAGGCGTCTGGGGGCGAGCCTTGTCCTCCTCACAGGTTTGGTTTGATCTGCTCGATCCCGTCTCCGCGAGCTCCTCCTGCCTTTTTCtggtggatctggcgagggggcAGGGGCTCCGTCGTTTTCACCCTAATCTCAAGGCTTCCCTTTTTCTCCTCGGGCCAAATCTTTCCGTTTCTTGCCTCCTCTCCAAGCCCCCGCGGTAGATTTACGTCTGGCGGGTGAAAAAAAAACCATGGATTTAATCTTCTTTTGTACTAATCGGCTGCCACATCTCTACCCCCATTTTGGATTAATGATTTCATGGagtaggacttgatgtttgtcccTTGCGTAGCTTGCGTGGCCCGGCAGGTTTTCGGAAGGGGATCTGCTCGTTCGTCCAAGCAGCGACGCGTCCTTTTTTTTTTTGCCTAGGTTTCGCGGCTATCATTTCATGGATCTCGGCGAGGAGGCTAACCGCCAGGCCGAGAGCGGTGGGGAGAGGGGCTCATGGGGGGTGGGCTGTACTGTTTGCCTTGCTTGCTTTTTTGTCTGCGTGGGGTCTTGGCAGTGTTTCCAGCTGTGCATGGGCCTCTCGGGACTCGAGCTCCACCTCCCAACTCCGTGGCTCTCGGATGCTGTCGCCGCGCGTCTATATTTCATGTCGCCAAAAAAAAGGGTCGAAGCTTACACTGAGCTCCGCAGTCAGTAGCAAGGTCGGCCTGGAGCGCACAGCTTTATTGCTTAGTTCCTTATTATTAGCTGCGTGTCTACACGTTCCCGCACAAGTAGCTGCGTGGGCGTGTTTCCTTTCCCTCGGTATGCATGTTATCTGCTGAGGATTAGTTGGAGATGTAGCTGGGTTGCACTCATTACTATCTTAGCTTGGTTTGCTGTGTGATTGTTTACCTTTGTGTCGTGTCATTCTCTATATTCCATGAGCTGAATGAGTTTGCttgcttgcatgcatgcatggatagACCAAGCTAAGCCATCTTTGTGTTTTGTTCCTCGTCTAATATATGCTTGCTTCTTTATTCAGGCTTTCAACCTACATAGCCATCTTTCGTGAGACGTGTGTTCAGGATTCTGCATGATGATCCAAGCTGCGTTTTGTTTCTCTTCTGCGTGCTGCTTCGGTGTTTGAGTTGTTCCGTTTCGTTGCTGGACCATCACAAGAAGGTGTTCTGTGTTGTGCAAGTACCAATGGAAGTGGCTGCAGTAGAGGAGAGCGATGGGGGAACCAGTGCTGCACCAGCGGAACTACCCAAGCGTGAGGGTGCAGTGGTCGCTGAAACTGATCATACGTCAGCAGAGCAGCCATGCAAGCATTTCTCCATATGGTAATCATCTCTGTTACCTCGTTAGCTGTCCTATCATGCTATATGGCACTGGTCAGCTTACACTTTTGCACAATTCTTTGAGCTTACGTTTACATATTCGTCTGTGTTTAAGCATGCATGCATCGTAACATGCATATGTATGACTGTGTTTTGATGCAAGACGATTCCAATTAATGGTTAGTCAAGTGCATTTATTAGTCTTGGTTAGCAGTGATTTCTGCTAACTACTTGTTATATTTGGTGTTTCATTCCCTTTTCTACTTCATATCCACCATGGTACTGTCTTCAGTATGGATGCATCAGAGCACATGATATCATCACTGCTACACAAATGCGTGTCTATATGAGTGTCTCTTCTCCCAGCTCCCTGGGTGTTGTTGCTGCTTTGCAGCCTTGAGGAATATATATATTCAAAAAATACGAGTGTCTTTTGTTGATTAATTATTGTGTTTTTTTCATATTTGTCTTGTTTATGTCGATACATGCATTTATTTTAGCCATGCTCTAGATTTGTATTTGTGTACCTGACATTTTTTTTTGACGTGTTTCATTGAACGGGATTTCATCAAAAGGATTAGATAATCATAACTTATGCATCAGCAAGCTGCTCTGAGTACAACAGGCTTCTCAAtgttctacatatatacaacatttgCATAATCTACTTCTCACTATCATCAGCCCCCACATCCTCTCCTCTTGGTGGCAATGGCTGATCCCAAGCCCCTCTGTCTGGGCAGTTGTTAACATTTCCATCCGGCTCACATGCATCTGCAGCGGGTCCTGAAAGTGAACAGTAACATCTGCTTCCATTGTGTGTTTTGTCATATTTATCTTGTTCATGTGGATGCATGCATTTATTTTAGCCATGCTGTACATTTGCATTCGTGTACCTGTCATTTTTGTTAACGTGTTTCATCGAACGCGATTTCAGCAAGAGGATTAGATAATTATAACTTATGCATCAACAAGCTGCTCTGAATTCAAAAGGCTTCGCAATACGTTCTACATATATGACATTTGCATAATCCACTTCTCACTTTCATCAGCCCCCGCATCCTCTCCTATGGGTGGCAATGGCTGATCCCAATTCCCAACCACCTTTGTCTGGGTAGTTGTTAACAGTTCTATCCGGCTCATGCATCTCCAGCGGTTCCGGAACAAGTGAACAGCAACATTTGCTTCCATTTTTGCACACTACTTCTTTCCATCATTAGGCAGCGACAGCGAGTCAGTGCTAGGAGTGCTGACAGGCTCGCTAGCTGCGACAGACACATCAGGCGACGGCTGCAACTGCACCGTATCAGCTTCTCAGTCTTGGATTTTTACCATCATGAGCAATTTCAGTGTTGAGAACCTCCTCTCCCAGACAGCGGGAGATTCATCAGTTGCCACATCAGCTTCAGCCGGATCTGCAGTACCATCAGTTTTCGCTCCTATTGTGCTAGGAAGCTCTCTTGTGTATCTGACATTTTCATAGAACCAGCTGATCAATATAGTAAAATGAACTTATATAATTTGGATTCTCGTTATAGTGTGGCCTAACCCTGTTCCCATTTTTCTCATGCCTAGATTTGCATGTAAAGGGGTGGTTAGAAGATAGAACATATTGCCTCCAAATTTACATTATCTCTGAAGGTTTCCATGTTTAGTCATTTGCAGTGTTAGCCGTTTTTCAATTCCAAGTGGACCGAATTGCCCTAGAATTCTCTTCCACGTTCATAGCTTACTCCTTCCATCCAGGATTGTTAGGCGTTAGATCCAAGGCTGCGATACCAAGGAGTAACGGGAAAGATCCAAATTTACAATTATGTTCGAAGGAAACGTTTCCATGTTTAATCATTTGCAGTGTCAAGAGATTTTAGAGTTCATGTTGATCAACCATTCACCCCTTTCAGATGGCTAGAACTGATTAATGTGCACTTCATTAGTCAAGTCCTTTATAGCTGATATAACAGTTTTTGCCTCATCAATATATATTTTCCACTGTCCTGGCATGTGTGTTTTCTGAAAAGGCAACTTTTTCATTTGTTCCTTATCTCTTTTGGTGAGAAAATAGATGTCTTGGACATATTAGACATGCTCTTTGTGTGTCTTAACTAGCATGCAAACAGGTCCTATTTCTTTCTGACATGATTTACATTGGTTATTTTTATGAAATTGCTATTAATATACTCAATTATTTTAGTTATATATGCATCAATATATTTTAGTCATAGTTCATTTAGACCAATGACAATTGTTCATGTCTATTTGCACTTAACCCACTACAAAAGATTAAATTATATCAACAAGTCTGTTTTATATATTTGAACAAAAAGTCTGTTTTACATATTCTCACATCACAAGAGGTTACTAATTCAATAGTGTTAGTTGCCCCGCATGTCAATAAAGGCCCTCTGTCTGAACAAGGTTTATGGTACAACCTATGAATGAATATGTCTAACTActttttttgagagagaatccGTCTACACTTGGTGTTGAAGTGGGTTGAATATTGTAGGCAATATATGGGTTTACACTTTATTCATTGAAGCAAACAATGTGCTATTACATATGATGTGTATCTTATAATGATCTATCTTTATGACAGCGGGTATGTTTCTCAGAAGATGGATGCAAAATTCTGCTCTCTATCTCAGAGTTTCAGTGCTCAGCAACAATTGGATGAACGCCATAACAGTTTGCACCCATTCTCGGTGGCAAAGTTTCGACGATGGGATTGCTCTGTGTGCTTGGATGAGGTGAAAATCTTAGATGACAGAACAACATCTAGAGCAGTTTTTACGGCGAAGAATGTCTCAGGGGATGGTTGCTCTATTAGATTTGTTCAGAGCACTTTAGTGCCTACTAGCGTTGATTTTAGAAGCTTATTTCCTTGCACACAACTGTTAGCTCAAGAGAAGAATCCTGATAGATCAGCACTTCTGAAGAGTAACATCGAAAACAATTCCAAATGCAACTCACCTTATGAGGCGAAAACTGATCCACCCATGAAAGGTATGGTAGGGCTTGCTAAATTCCTAACTAGCATTTTCTGGTATGAGTGTAGCTAACATATCTGTTATCTCCTCAGATTTACAGGGGCTGTCAACTAACCAAGTTACAATCGCAAATATCTCAGATAATGCTTGTGTGGATATCATGGCTTTACCTGAAGATTCCCAGATTAGAGTAAGCAGAGAAGGAAATGCCATTGCAATCCCATCCAGTTCAAAACTTAGTGAAGCAAGTATGAAGCTTGATTCAGAAGAAAATGGGAAAAACAAGGAGGTACCGAGTGCTGACCACACTATTCCTAAAGTTGCTAAACCAATATCTGGGCAGAAAGGTGATCAGGTCAGTAACAGTGGTCCATGTGAAGAAGCAGCTCCAAAAAGAAGTATTGGATCTACATATAAGAAGAAGAAAGGGAAACATACTGCGCAGGTTGGCAGTTCAGATGTAAAAGTCAGTCGGAGAAAGCAAATAAAGCTTCGACTGCTATCAGAAATCATCAATACTGATCCGGTTGGGGGTTCTAGAAGTGATGTTGAAGTTAATGGCGAAAAGGTTGCTGATCTCTGCGAGGATGATAGAAGTACGGATGATGTTCCTTCTGTTGACCACCAGGGAGTGGGAGAAATCTTGTCAAAAACTACGAAGAACGTGGCAAAAGACAAAGGAGttgatgttgaagatgatgaatCTTCACTTATGAACTGGATGAAGAGAATACCGAAGAGATTAAGAACTGAGAAGAAAGATTCAGAACACAAGGATTGTGATTCTTCTGCTTCAAAATCTACTGCAGATGTATTTGCCTCTAAGGATACTCAAGATTTTCTATCCTCAGGTTGGAAATTGAGCAAGAAAAATACCCTACCTACTACCAGTATGCAGCAAGGTGATGAGAATATCCAGAATGATAATCTGGAGAGAAATACACAGAGCACAGATGACATGAGGCGAATGGAAGCTGAGAACTCCACAGAGAGGTTCTTATCAAATGTAAAAACCATTAGTTTGAGTAAGAGGAAAATGCCTCCAACTGCCAGTATCCAGCATGATGGTGTTGTTCCTGTTAGCCGACAGATGTTGAGAGAAATATCGTCAAAAACTGCTAAGAAGAAGGCAAAATACAAAGGAGTTGATGCTGTTGATGATGAGGGGTCTTCGCTTATGGATTGGATGAAAAGAATTCCGAAGAAATTAAGAACCGAGAAAAAGGACGCGGAATACAAGGATAATGATTCTTCTGCTGCTAATTCAAAATATAATGCTGTTGATAAAGTTGCTTTGAAAGATGTTCAAGATGATTTTATATCCTCAGCTCAGGAGTTGAGCAAGAGAAAAATACCACCTACTGCCAGCACTAGGGAAGATGATGAAAATATTCAGAACGATAATCTGGAGATAGATACGCAGAACATAAATGGCATGTGTGAAACTGAATCCGATAATTGTAGGCAGAGGTCCTTGTCAAAGGTAAAAAAGATGAGTTTGTGTAAGAGCAAAATTCCTTCAACTGTCAACGCGGAACATGATGATGTCAACACTAAAGAGACGGCTGTACTCAGGACAGATGATCAATGCCAAATGGTACCCAGAAAGTCTGTGCAGCGGCGCCTGAAGAAGGTAAGAATCAAGCCATGTTCCTTATGGGTGGTCAGCTTTGCCCTGTTCCCATTTGTTGCGAATCATGTGGCATTTTGTTCTATTTAAATTACTATGATAGGCTATATGCATACCACACCCCCTCCTTCGTTGTGCTTGATGATCTTATGGTCAATATGAAATTTACTCATAATCAATTCACATCCTGTATTATTTATTTTACTTTCTGTGGTGCAATATTAGTGTTAACACAATGAAAAATTTATAgtgcttctctgctaaatattgtAAGAGAATAACTGTTTTGCCTCATTTGTTTCCTCAGGTTTCTCCAGGTAAGCATGTTATCCGGAACGTGACTGCCTTTGAGCAGAAACTACCTAAGAAGAGAAATAAAAAAAAGCAAGAAGTGATGGACGAAAAAAATGCCATGACAGATGACATTCCAATGGATATTGTTGAATTGCTTGCGAGATGTCAGGATAAGAGACCACTGATAACAGAGACCGATTCTGCTGATATTAGTCGTACTCAATCCAAGATAATGGAAGATGAAGATTGTAGTATAATAGCTGCCGAGGATGGTCCAAATTATGTGTCAAGTGTGATTGACACCACTTCACAGCAGAAGCGGCCTTTGGAACCAGATAGTTACCAGAATGCATTGCAGAATC
Coding sequences within:
- the LOC123077870 gene encoding uncharacterized protein — translated: MEVAAVEESDGGTSAAPAELPKREGAVVAETDHTSAEQPCKHFSICGYVSQKMDAKFCSLSQSFSAQQQLDERHNSLHPFSVAKFRRWDCSVCLDEVKILDDRTTSRAVFTAKNVSGDGCSIRFVQSTLVPTSVDFRSLFPCTQLLAQEKNPDRSALLKSNIENNSKCNSPYEAKTDPPMKDLQGLSTNQVTIANISDNACVDIMALPEDSQIRVSREGNAIAIPSSSKLSEASMKLDSEENGKNKEVPSADHTIPKVAKPISGQKGDQVSNSGPCEEAAPKRSIGSTYKKKKGKHTAQVGSSDVKVSRRKQIKLRLLSEIINTDPVGGSRSDVEVNGEKVADLCEDDRSTDDVPSVDHQGVGEILSKTTKNVAKDKGVDVEDDESSLMNWMKRIPKRLRTEKKDSEHKDCDSSASKSTADVFASKDTQDFLSSGWKLSKKNTLPTTSMQQGDENIQNDNLERNTQSTDDMRRMEAENSTERFLSNVKTISLSKRKMPPTASIQHDGVVPVSRQMLREISSKTAKKKAKYKGVDAVDDEGSSLMDWMKRIPKKLRTEKKDAEYKDNDSSAANSKYNAVDKVALKDVQDDFISSAQELSKRKIPPTASTREDDENIQNDNLEIDTQNINGMCETESDNCRQRSLSKVKKMSLCKSKIPSTVNAEHDDVNTKETAVLRTDDQCQMVPRKSVQRRLKKVSPGKHVIRNVTAFEQKLPKKRNKKKQEVMDEKNAMTDDIPMDIVELLARCQDKRPLITETDSADISRTQSKIMEDEDCSIIAAEDGPNYVSSVIDTTSQQKRPLEPDSYQNALQNRVAATTQATHTHALKLQTPGHVMSTQEPQAHSGMGELVTIAATSPLLSPDKDQPLAEATPERWSHMGAKKSMWEPFKALPRDLSTTTGCAQFRPSIDTVDLTYTDVAGANRYYPTRQPVISTLDHYTNRAVNSVQARNFPSSVSTMEAGNLFDGRNVGHSGFYPRETMPATHPLRLTESPMLASFNYEGSSRNQMEFQLRNSHYAQDQSIGSASTPYGAHNQYIGSASTLCEAHNHYIGSTSSLCGAHNQYIGSASTPYGSNLNGMGSASTQYGSNLNGMGSASTSYGSNLNGRVPLTLEDLSRHPLQPNLHRPLRPLPRVGVLSSLLQKEIADWSESCGTQSGYKIGVSKGITLIDINKRGNVEALNSGMYSAAWNARRLSSVSSSPGFSSVRNGTAQSWTRDQGRMTNPNPLDRLVRQDICVTNRNPCDFTTISDDNEYMRADI